DNA sequence from the Bombus huntii isolate Logan2020A chromosome 7, iyBomHunt1.1, whole genome shotgun sequence genome:
AAGCGCAATCATAAATACCGAATATTAACTCAATTTCGTGTTTTAATTGTTTGTAAGAAATAGGAACTAATGAATTAGAAGTTTCTAACAATACAGTTCCTACACAGCTAGTTGCTCCAAATCTTGGCTTTATACCTATAAGTTCAAtgtttacatattttaaaaaaggTTCCACATTTATTTTGTTGTTTTCAATTTCGTCTATTTTAGTTTTTACTAAGACAAGTTTCATGTCAATGCCTTTAATCTTTTGCATTTCTTCTATAATTACATTCGCATCATTTGACATTTTTGATATATTCTCTTGTGGAGTTTTAGTTGcattttcgataaaatcttTGTGAGTGATAATTACTTTTGCCAAATTACTATCTTGATCTTGTATTTCATAATATGCAATGGCTTCATCTGATGGAACTAATTGAGCTTTCTTTCTCAGTTTTTGAATCCTATTGATTACTTCTCTTGCCACTCCTTCATTGTGCATGCTTTCATCAGGAGTAACATCTagcaatattaaaatatttccttcGCTATGAGCCTCATATTGTTTACACAATTGTTCAGCTGCTGGTCCCGTGAAACTAAACATCAGTCGTAAATCTTGTTCTTCCAATTTATGACCTTGGACagtaatttctttcttcgcaACAAACatttgtaattcttcatcAGAAAGCTCTTTAATAGCTTGAGTAACAGATTTAAATTCTCCTTTAAGGCGGGCTCCAAGTATTTTATGATCTGGTTCTGCTCTCAATTTAACACCATACTTCTCCTTATCTGTAGTAACAGTTAATTCTTTTACATTAAGTTCTTCTAGAATATATGATTTCAGagattctatttcttttaatactTCAGCATCTTGATGAATTACTACAATTCCTGGTAATGGATATTTAACAGGAATTGTTTTCCTATCCCTGATAACACGTCCTAGTTCAATTATAGTTTGCATATAAGATATAGCCTTTTCAATCTTTTCAtctattaattgtaaattagATTCTGGTATCATTTGATAATGAACACTATCCATGTTAGTTTTAGATACTGAAAGTAATTTAACTAATCGTTGGAACATGAATTCTGTTAAAAATGGTGTAAATGGTGCATTTACGCGAACCATTATATAAAGAACAGAAAACAAAGTTGTCAAAGCTTGTTGGCAATCAGCTGAACCACCATCTCCCTTTATACGTTTCCTATTCATTCTTACATACCAGTTGGTAAGattatctatatattttatcaagtGAGGTACTACAGTATATAACTTATAAGCATGCATttcttgtttaaaaaattgtaataatgtCTGTGTAAAAGATAAAATCCATCTATCCATTATATTATTCGAACATATTTTTTTAGATTCatcatatataaaattaattttttcttctctttcaaaTCTTTCAATATTTTGCATTAAGAATCTAAATGCATTGTACCAAGGCAAGAACACATCTTTTATAATATCCCTAACTCCTTCTTCCTTGAAACGCAAATTTTCTGCTCTTACAACAGGAGAATTAATTAAGTATAAACGAAGAGCATCTCCTCCATACTTATTAACAATTCCCACGGGATCtggataattttttttacgttTAGACATCTTTTGTCCATCAGATGCAAGTATCAAACCATTTGCtactaaatttttaaatgGAGCTTTCCCAAAAAGAGCTGTTGATATAActaataaagtataaaaccATCCACGAGTTTGATCAATACCTTCTCCAATAAAATCAGCTGGAAAATTCTCTTCAAATTCTTTCCGATTTTCAAAAGGATAATGCATTTGTGCATATGGCATTGATCCAGATTCAAACCAACAGTCAAATACTTCAGGTACTCGTCGTAAAGGTGGACATCCTGGTCGGTTTGATGGTATAGTTAAATGATCTATACTTTCTCTATGAATATCTGTTACTTTTGTATTAGTCAATTCCTCCAATTCTGCTATACTTCCTACACATACAATTTCTTGCCCATCTTCTGAAATCCATAAAGGAATTGGGTTACCCCAATATCGGTTTCTACTAATAGCCCAATCACGAGCATCTCTTAACCAATTACCAAATCGTTTATCTTTGACATAATCTGGCACCCAATAAGTATTACTATTTGCTGTAATAAGTCTATCTTTTATGGCTTCTACCCTGATAAACCACGAGGGTACAGCTTTATATATTAGTGGTGTATCAGATCTCCAGCAATATGGATAACTGTGTTTAGTAGTACTACtatgaattaattttttatttatctggaGATATTTAATGATATCCTTGTCAGCatcttttacatattttccaACAAAATCATGTACTGGTTCTACAAAACATCCACAACTATCAATTGGGCATACGATTTCCTGATCTTTTGTTATGACACCAGCTTCCAAACAACACCGATAATCATCTTCTCCAAAATAGGGTGCTTGATGAACAATACCTGTTCCAGTCTCTGCTGTGACATATGTATCATTTAATACTACAAAAGCACCTTTCTCTCTTAGATTTTGAAAATATGGGAAAGGAGGATTATATACCTTTCCTTTCAAATCACATCCTTTCCTTTTACCTTGTATAGTATAAGAATCTTTAGATTTATAAACAAGTTCTAAACTTGActctaatataatataaacattaCCAGATGAATGATCTTTAACTTCTACATATTCAAAAGTAGGATTACAGCAAAGTGCTAGGTTGCTGGGTAGAGTCCAAGGAGTAGTAGTCCAGGCAAGGAGAGAAACACCTGGTTCATCTACTATAGCAAATGATACAACTATAGAAGGATCAACAACATCTTTATAATTCTGCCCTGACTCAAAATTAGATAAAGGAGTGTTACAACCCGTAGAAAAAGGCATTACTTTAACACCTTGGTATACAAGATCTTTATTGtataattctttaaaaatccACCAAATGGATTCCATATACCAAGGatataatgttttataatCATTTTTGAAATCTATCCATCTGCCAATTCTACCTACAATCGTTTCCCATTCTGTTGCATATTTCATTACAATGCTTCGACATTCTTTATTATAGTTCGCTATACCCATTTTAGCAACATCATCAGGAccttttatatttaatgttttatctATTTCAAATTCGACAGGTAAACCATGAGTATCCCAGCCAAATCTTCTTTCCACGTGATAACCAGATTGATAAGCATACCTTGTCACAATATCTTTTATTGTTCCTGCAAGTATGTGCCCATAATGAGGTAATCCCGTGGCAAACGGTGGACCATCGTAAAACGAATATTTTGGTCTTCCTTTCGACAACCTCAAAGAGTTTTGAAAAGTATCACACTTTTTCCACAATTCTAAAATGATCTCCTCTTCTTTTGGAAAATTAATCGTCTCCGGAAGTTTTTCTAtcatttttctgaaaatttgaacaCTACTTCACAAATTATTTGGTACCGGCTGGTACGTTGATGCAATTATGAGGTTCAGGGTATCATGTATCAGAGGAAATACGTTACCAAaattacacgtaacaaaattTTAGAGGTTAGCGCTACGATTTGTAGCACGTGCTTTTGAAAAGATGAACATGACATTCAAATTGACAAtccgaataaaaattatactcTTTTATGTTTCCGAAATTCAATTTGGTTAAAAATTTTGGTATTTATTTTGGTATCttttacaatatataaataaaatctaatggaaattttacatatacatatataaataaaaaattatataagtatacatatattactgttaagtagataaaattttcgcttaattattaatattattaaatttatttttgatatCATTTACGTTAAAAACATTCTTTATTTACATAATGAATGAAAACCAtctgtaatataaaaattgaagataTTTATGACTAGAATTTTATAAACCACGACACTTTCACGTTCGTGGTGAAATAATCGTAGCTAAGACATTTACGATTGTTGCGTAACTTGGGGTATCTTCTGCCGTTGTCCACCAATACGGATAATTTGTCTTTGCTCATCTGGGTGAATAAGTTCATCTGTGTGCTTCCAACGCCACTTTTTTTCACTTTCTTTAATTCGTCTGTGGTCGATGTAACTAATAACGCAGCTAGTGGGAATCCACACAATGGcagtaataattataacagcACCTACTATATTGTCTTTTAAAAATCGCATAACTTTGTTAATGTTTATGTCCTCAATAATATCCCAAAATCGCTCTACTACATCTTGAATTGTTTTTTCACAAATACcctagaaatattttataggtTCTATAATTACGTGTACAAAGTGTAGTAAGATCCTTTTAAATTACTAAAATTTTTTCAATCATACCTTATTACAGAAGCCTTGAATACATGGTGTTCCATCAGGTAAAATATCTTGTGGATCTATGGGGAAACATGTTTCATTTAAACTCATTCGACAGCATCTTTTACATGCATCTCCAACTACAAATAAATATGTGATATAGAGATATAATatctttgattattatttgtaGCAGTATATAAAAACCATACTTGTATCACACATGCAACTCTGCAAACCCTGTGTCTCACAATATGGTACACATTTTCCAAGTCTGCATTGACCTCTTTCAAGGCAACCTGTACCATCCTTCATTGGTGGAGATCTAGGACATTCACTAGATGCTCCTGTACAGCGTGATTCTTGCTCGCATGTAGCATATTGTGCATCGCGACATTTTACACCTAATGGCATGAATGCACAGCTTTGACAACAAGGTGAATTTTTATCACTGgaaagatatataatattaaatatttagaaaagatatttaatctACAAAAAATAGATTAGAGAGAAATTTGTATAACAATGGATAATTACCTACAAACTGCTCCTTGACTTCTACgaagtttacaatttttatcacAACAAGCATCATTATCTTCTGTACCAAGCAATCCTGCATCACATTCTTCATCTCCTTCAACCCGTAAATTACCACAGAATGATTCTTCTGGCTCGGAAAAGCAGCGACCTGACTTTGCTTGTAATACTTTTCTAATAGATCTTAAACTACATGGTGAAAAACGCTAACCcgtaaataattaatgataaatatttttttagcatCATATTATTCtggttttatattaattagatgTACCTTGTTATTCACATCATATCCACTAACACTATACGTATACATTAAGTATGAACCTCCTTGACTAGCACTTGGACTGCATtcctatttaaaaatatcatttgttTAATGTATGAGAATTAATCTATTTCTGTTAgactaattattttaaaactgTTCGATAAATCACAAATAAGTTAAAAAAGTTACTGTTATATCTGGATCATGTTCAGAGCCCCAATTGTGACCAAATTCATGTGCAGTAACTAAGTCTGCTTCTCTTGTGATAACTCTTTGTCCATAGTGATTCCTACTAGAACTTAAACCTGAATTGAGATATAATGTGTAAccatttttgaaatattctggAACATTTAAAATGAAACATTAAAGTTTATATTGATTTGTctataaatagataaaaaatattcattaataTACCTGGTGTACAAATTCCACCTACTGAGTTTCTACGAGGTGACCCAACATATGCCAATCCTAATATACCACCTTCGAATTTAAGATCAGTAAATAAATGAGCTAAACAAAAATCTTTGTGACTATATTCTCGACTAAAAACCTAGGTACAATTTATATAAGCcaatcaattattaattaaaattatgacattttaaataaagaattgcTTTACCTCAAGCAATGTGCGAACATCCCATTTTTCTCTAACCATATTATAATGTGTCTCACCACCTCTTACACGAGTTGGTTCACTATGAACTACAATCTTTTTAATGACAAAGCCCATTCCTTTAAATCCATCTTGTTCTTGTCTTTCTTGCCATAAAGTatcattataaattttatgtacTCTATCAATTAAACTTATCtaaaaacatatataaaaacaaattattatctaaaacaaattatttgatatttgtatTAAGTAATGCAACTATTTACTAGATAATTAATTGTAGTTTTTGTACTGCTAGCACCCATTTCTTGGTAAAAACGATAGTCAGCAACTAATAGTAATGGACATCTTGTTTTTGTTGGAGTATATTCATAAGTTTCTGTCTGTCTCTTTGCCCTGGAATGTTCATGTGATTTAGAA
Encoded proteins:
- the LOC126867285 gene encoding isoleucine--tRNA ligase, cytoplasmic; the encoded protein is MIEKLPETINFPKEEEIILELWKKCDTFQNSLRLSKGRPKYSFYDGPPFATGLPHYGHILAGTIKDIVTRYAYQSGYHVERRFGWDTHGLPVEFEIDKTLNIKGPDDVAKMGIANYNKECRSIVMKYATEWETIVGRIGRWIDFKNDYKTLYPWYMESIWWIFKELYNKDLVYQGVKVMPFSTGCNTPLSNFESGQNYKDVVDPSIVVSFAIVDEPGVSLLAWTTTPWTLPSNLALCCNPTFEYVEVKDHSSGNVYIILESSLELVYKSKDSYTIQGKRKGCDLKGKVYNPPFPYFQNLREKGAFVVLNDTYVTAETGTGIVHQAPYFGEDDYRCCLEAGVITKDQEIVCPIDSCGCFVEPVHDFVGKYVKDADKDIIKYLQINKKLIHSSTTKHSYPYCWRSDTPLIYKAVPSWFIRVEAIKDRLITANSNTYWVPDYVKDKRFGNWLRDARDWAISRNRYWGNPIPLWISEDGQEIVCVGSIAELEELTNTKVTDIHRESIDHLTIPSNRPGCPPLRRVPEVFDCWFESGSMPYAQMHYPFENRKEFEENFPADFIGEGIDQTRGWFYTLLVISTALFGKAPFKNLVANGLILASDGQKMSKRKKNYPDPVGIVNKYGGDALRLYLINSPVVRAENLRFKEEGVRDIIKDVFLPWYNAFRFLMQNIERFEREEKINFIYDESKKICSNNIMDRWILSFTQTLLQFFKQEMHAYKLYTVVPHLIKYIDNLTNWYVRMNRKRIKGDGGSADCQQALTTLFSVLYIMVRVNAPFTPFLTEFMFQRLVKLLSVSKTNMDSVHYQMIPESNLQLIDEKIEKAISYMQTIIELGRVIRDRKTIPVKYPLPGIVVIHQDAEVLKEIESLKSYILEELNVKELTVTTDKEKYGVKLRAEPDHKILGARLKGEFKSVTQAIKELSDEELQMFVAKKEITVQGHKLEEQDLRLMFSFTGPAAEQLCKQYEAHSEGNILILLDVTPDESMHNEGVAREVINRIQKLRKKAQLVPSDEAIAYYEIQDQDSNLAKVIITHKDFIENATKTPQENISKMSNDANVIIEEMQKIKGIDMKLVLVKTKIDEIENNKINVEPFLKYVNIELIGIKPRFGATSCVGTVLLETSNSLVPISYKQLKHEIELIFGIYDCAYNLHVDNKPVSEETNILSLHKQIIKVMKIGFTETKTSTVLKQPVCNFININSTLGKGTILLENPKGNFCLNNTMLKEQLNIFFNKLSVSEPIPKVLNDLCGKTLQLS
- the LOC126867295 gene encoding ADAM 17-like protease; this encodes MELQNIFLIYYVLFTVQNTYGLHRNLKYYETLHISQLQHNIVKRGIQHSYHPYNKINELEFYSHGRYFRLILTPRREVIHSKFKAYEVNGNGEEKTIHLDHESFYHGRVFGEIDSHAQMHIDNGVLTGSITISDETFHIEPSWRHLPHLGNETMIIYKSSDVKLSWEHFEHGEGHTHGAPKTCGYVKEELDISVNNEEEKGVEEKSDSKSHEHSRAKRQTETYEYTPTKTRCPLLLVADYRFYQEMGASSTKTTINYLISLIDRVHKIYNDTLWQERQEQDGFKGMGFVIKKIVVHSEPTRVRGGETHYNMVREKWDVRTLLEVFSREYSHKDFCLAHLFTDLKFEGGILGLAYVGSPRRNSVGGICTPEYFKNGYTLYLNSGLSSSRNHYGQRVITREADLVTAHEFGHNWGSEHDPDITECSPSASQGGSYLMYTYSVSGYDVNNKRFSPCSLRSIRKVLQAKSGRCFSEPEESFCGNLRVEGDEECDAGLLGTEDNDACCDKNCKLRRSQGAVCSDKNSPCCQSCAFMPLGVKCRDAQYATCEQESRCTGASSECPRSPPMKDGTGCLERGQCRLGKCVPYCETQGLQSCMCDTIGDACKRCCRMSLNETCFPIDPQDILPDGTPCIQGFCNKGICEKTIQDVVERFWDIIEDININKVMRFLKDNIVGAVIIITAIVWIPTSCVISYIDHRRIKESEKKWRWKHTDELIHPDEQRQIIRIGGQRQKIPQVTQQS